Proteins from a single region of Thunnus albacares chromosome 14, fThuAlb1.1, whole genome shotgun sequence:
- the pprc1 gene encoding peroxisome proliferator-activated receptor gamma coactivator-related protein 1: MAVRWGAAGEETLTACNMDFFPMDTLDEADGLSSGETLEALQSCLDPSILSIFEDTPTTETKGIDDESEATLLTALTEILDNVDDENLSPFDTLPDSDLLSGQKGREHSPLRRLLCLSRSPPEKDTLCSARPLSTGKSLPRIQSDSLQRSDGEEEEDGSLTLSPVSHDSSPDNDLLGWEGLTLPLPVTFEQECEDGVSVSLGDLVRHMHPYCMAICVENDEGEQMLPEGGILLEVVDQGENGEPILAIPDMDLPVTLPLKEQSSENEQKVSEDAEEVASDSSEHIVVDDDEDDDKDETVSEVPVKIASPATSESSSDVKDEMIVKKEKEEIKAKSPSRRKKKKKCKKECQPEPVEGRVLRSGSIRKTAEELSKKPEKRLNKKEKKVPKVPIASAPASSSSKPKKLNSCQTETQPEVTTTMLSPEMSVKVATSVSPRQDTILLSASPERSQPSCPPTAAISPQPDEMAEQTATATDKPEDSSAAPSAVLPATQAAPVSPDCPAAAPSTVTSQVTPAVSEALPPMAPAVPEPKPKSLSLAEYRRLRQQKKPAPVEKQDDNSTKWPSLPELPKELPPIPCLPDPSPKDPRRPNPQAAKVELEEIRPAWQPRGPCAPPTPEALLVPPSYMVASSSKVPAATAAVRKPQQSPEPQTVLTPKPTLSQNPPGGVPSSVKNVTAHQPTAAQPAVPCVPQSSGSQSSLKPSTQLMPSAGGRCPPTLSGDKSEVIERHQSQPVSPKSVELSKTCSKTTTEAITATVPAPTSPQTTVSQKAAEVTARTALNRPSTSSKPITTDTQPCSTLATHPMYFQSEKAESIVLEAKKKPTTAAVPPKAKSPTQELIESFTSEIGIEAADLTSLLEQFEETQAKEEQCVPEVSGRAAAVGNSSVESAPEKTVVDRVRANDLSSTAALTPPATPPHQMWKPLAPVALLGKSKAAEASKPSPSKVIQIEARPLPSVRSRSKPTPAVATVAPELACMDHDYCLPNKGASSGEPGKRWNVKQQSFITIKPIKQPTATTTKTSPAAPESSFQSTINRALTTKAQEFPLTEPLDHRTDRMESSSVLETPDASPARQENDTTVKEGDLRHGPFGRSYRRHAASRTPSPNERTGGRSRKRRSRRSPSPVSSGSESDSHSSRSRSSSRSPSKKRYRPRHSESSSSSSRSSSRSSPSVSRSPPRRRRYSYSSSRSGSWSRSRSRSQSPHSRAQWSRSRGLYSPSYRPSYGQRPQNAEEVKRRKEKAIEERRVVYIGRIRGTMTQRELKDRFSLFGEIEDCTLHFRDHGDNYGFVTYYNTKDAFTAIENGSKLRKPDELPFDLCFGGRRQFCQTSYADLDCSREYEPMPAKAKFNALDFDTLLKQAQQNLKR, encoded by the exons gcTGATGGGTTGAGCTCTGGGGAAACCCTGGAGGCCCTTCAAAGCTGCTTAGACCCCTCCATCCTTTCTATATTTGAGGACACCCCAACAACAGAG ACTAAAGGAATAGATGATGAGAGTGAAGCCACGCTGCTAACCGCCCTGACTGAAATTCTTGACAATGTGGATGATGAAAACCTGTCCCCGTTTGACACACTGCCTGACTCAGACCTACTGTCAGGTCAGAAGGGCAGGGAACACTCTCCG CTCAGGAGATTGCTGTGTCTGTCCCGTTCCCCCCCAGAGAAAGATACACTATGTAGTGCAAGACCTTTATCAACTGGAAAG AGCCTCCCCAGGATACAGTCAGACTCTCTGCAGAGAAGTGatggggaagaggaggaagatggctCTCTCACTCTGAGCCCAGTGAGCCACGATTCGTCTCCTGACAACGACCTGCTTGGCTGGGAAGGTCTGACCCTCCCGCTTCCCGTCACCTTTGAGCAGGAGTGTGAGGATGGTGTTTCAGTGAGCCTGGGGGACTTGGTCAGGCATATGCACCCGTACTGTATGGCCATTTGTGTGGAGAACGACGAGGGGGAACAGATGCTGCCCGAAGGAGGCATCTTACTCGAGGTTGTAGACCAGGGGGAAAATGGAGAGCCCATCCTGGCCATCCCAGACATGGACCTCCCTGTCACTCTGCCACTTAAAGAGCAGTCTTCAGAAAATGAGCAGAAAGTTTCAGAGGATGCAGAAGAAGTGGCCTCAGACAGTTCTGAGCATATAGTCGTCGATGATGATGAGGACGACGACAAAGATGAAACGGTCAGCGAGGTTCCAGTGAAAATTGCATCCCCAGCAACATCAGAATCATCTTCAGATGTGAAAGATGAGATGATcgtaaagaaagagaaggaagagattAAAGCGAAAAGCCCCTCCcggagaaaaaagaaaaagaaatgcaagAAAGAGTGCCAACCCGAACCTGTGGAAGGAAGGGTCCTTAGGAGTGGCTCAATAAGAAAGACAGCAGAAGAATTGTccaaaaagcctgaaaaaaggttaaacaaaaaagagaagaaagtcCCAAAGGTTCCCATTGCCTCAGCTCCAGCTTCTTCCTCTTCAAAACCTAAGAAATTAAATTCATGCCAAACTGAAACACAACCTGAGGTCACCACAACAATGTTGTCACCTGAAATGAGTGTGAAAGTTGCCACATCTGTGTCACCTAGACAGGACACAATTCTGTTAAGTGCTAGCCCTGAGAGGAGCCAACCTAGCTGTCCACCCACAGCAGCGATTTCCCCGCAGCCCGATGAAATGGCTGAACAGACGGCAACAGCTACTGACAAGCCGGAAGATTCATCAGCAGCTCCCTCTGCTGTCCTGCCTGCCACCCAGGCAGCGCCAGTGTCTCCAGACTGCCCTGCAGCTGCTCCAAGCACAGTAACATCCCAAGTGACACCAGCTGTTAGCGAGGCCCTCCCTCCTATGGCTCCTGCAGTCCCAGAGCCAAAGCCCAAGTCCCTCAGCCTAGCGGAGTACCGGCGGCTCAGACAGCAGAAAAAACCTGCTCCAGTGGAAAAACAGGACGACAACAGCACCAAGTGGCCCAGCCTTCCAGAGCTCCCCAAAGAGCTCCCCCCTATTCCCTGCCTGCCTGACCCCAGCCCTAAAGATCCTCGACGCCCCAACCCCCAGGCAGCGAAGGTGGAATTGGAGGAGATCAGACCTGCCTGGCAGCCAAGGGGACCGTGTGCACCACCCACCCCCGAGGCGCTGTTGGTGCCACCATCCTACATGGTGGCCTCGTCCAGCAAGGTTCccgctgctactgctgctgttcGCAAACCTCAGCAATCACCAGAACCCCAAACAGTTTTGACCCCTAAACCTACTCTATCCCAGAATCCCCCAGGAGGAGTGCCTAGTTCAGTGAAAAATGTAACCGCACATCAACCCACTGCAGCTCAGCCTGCAGTACCATGTGTGCCTCAGAGTTCTGGATCTCAATCTTCTTTAAAACCATCCACTCAGCTCATGCCATCAGCAGGCGGGAGGTGTCCTCCTACGCTTTCAGGAGATAAGAGTGAAGTCATCGAAAGGCATCAATCTCAGCCTGTATCTCCTAAGTCTGTAGAGCTCAGTAAAACCTGTTCTAAAACCACTACAGAGGCAATCACTGCTACTGTGCCTGCTCCCACTTCCCCCCAGACCACTGTTTCTCAGAAAGCGGCAGAGGTCACTGCTCGTACCGCATTAAATAGGCCCAGCACATCCTCCAAACCCATAACCACCGATACCCAGCCCTGTTCTACTCTGGCTACACATCCCATGTACTTCCAGAGCGAAAAAGCGGAATCTATTGTGCTTGAAGCAAAAAAGAAACCCACTACAGCAGCGGTACCTCCAAAGGCAAAGAGCCCCACACAGGAACTGATCGAGTCCTTCACCAGTGAAATAG GTATTGAAGCTGCTGATCTGACCAGCCTGCTGGAGCAGTTTGAGGAAACCCAAG CCAAAGAGGAACAATGTGTGCCGGAGGTCTCTGGTAGAGCAGCAGCTGTAGGAAACTCTAG TGTTGAGTCGGCTCCAGAGAAAACGGTAGTGGACCGTGTGAGAGCTAATGATCTCTCAAGTACTGCAG CTCTGACTCCTCCAGCCACTCCTCCCCACCAGATGTGGAAACCTCTGGCCCCTGTGGCCCTGCTGGGAAAGAGCAAGGCTGCCGAGGCCTCAAAGCCGAGCCCCTCCAAGGTTATTCAGATAGAAGCCCGACCCCTGCCCTCAGTCAGGTCCCGCAGCAAACCCACTCCTGCTGTCGCCACTGTAGCCCCCGAGCTAGCGTGCATGGACCACGACTACTGCCTCCCCAACAAAGGTGCTTCCAGCGGAGAGCCAGGCAAGCGCTGGAATGTCAAACAGCAATCTTTCATCACTATTAAACCAATTAAGCAACCCACTGCAACCACTACAAAGACATCCCCAGCTGCCCCAGAATCCTCTTTCCAGTCTACCATAAACCGTGCGCTCACAACCAAAGCACAAGAATTTCCACTGACAGAGCCCCTGGATCACAGGACTGATAGGATGGAGAGCAGCTCTGTTCTGGAGACACCTGACGCTTCTCCTGCTCGGCAAGAGAACGATACCACTGTTAAAGAAGGCGACCTGAGGCACGGGCCTTTCGGCAGGTCCTACCGTCGGCACGCCGCTTCTCGCACACCCAGCCCCAATGAGAGGACTGGAGGCCGGTCTAGAAAAAGAAGATCCCGTCGTTCTCCCAGCCCTGTGTCCAGCGGTTCAGAATCGGACTCCCATTCCTCTAGATCTCGGTCTAGTTCCCGCTCTCCATCTAAGAAAAG gTATCGTCCCCGTCACTCCGAGAGTTCCAGCTCCTCTTCCCGTTCTTCTTCTCGGTCCTCTCCCTCGGTGTCCCGCTCCCCTCCCAGGAGGAGAAGGTACTCATATTCCTCTTCTCGTTCTGGCTCATGGAGTCGCTCCAGATCGCGGTCTCAATCCCCTCACAGTCGAGCTCAGTGGAGTAGAAGCAGAGGATTGTACAG TCCGTCATACCGGCCCAGCTATGGTCAAAGGCCACAAAATGCTGAAGAGGTGAAGAGACGCAAGGAGAAAGCCATT GAGGAACGGCGGGTTGTTTACATTGGTCGAATTCGGGGCACAATGACCCAAAGGGAACTCAAAGACCGCTTCTCTTTATTTGGCGAGATTGAGGACTGCACTCTGCACTTTAGAGATCATGG GGACAACTATGGGTTTGTGACTTATTACAACACCAAGGATGCTTTCACGGCCATTGAGAATGGAAGCAAGCTACGCAAACCTGACGAGCTGCCATTTGATCTCTGTTTCGGTGGAAGGAGACAGTTCTGCCAGACCAGCTATGCTGACCTGG ATTGCAGTAGAGAGTACGAACCGATGCCTGCAAAAGCCAAGTTTAATGCACTAGACTTCGACACTTTACTGAAGCAGGCCCAGCAGAATCTGAAGAGGTAA